The following proteins are encoded in a genomic region of Oryzias latipes chromosome 17, ASM223467v1:
- the LOC101164001 gene encoding vitelline membrane outer layer protein 1: MKLLSLTLFHLLQLSWLHSVTGQRVASYNLTVPYGNQWGDWGQQDMCPEGFYAAGFSLKVEQPQGSGDDTALNGIRLYCVNPQNKQQQVIRESAVGRWGEWTAVKMCETGYLASYMLRVEPPQGGGDDTSVNNIKFICSGNGAQLEGAGLEWGDWGNWSNKCPKGAICGLKTRVEEHQGNGDDTSLNDVKFFCCK, from the exons ATGAAACTCTTGAGTCTGACCCTCTTCCACCTGCTTCAGCTGTCATGGCTGCACTCAGTGACAGGACAGAGAGTTGCTTCCTACAATCTGACAGTGCCATATGGCAATCAGTGGGGTGACTGGGGACAACAAGATATGTGTCCTGAAGGCTTTTATGCTGCAGGATTTAGCCTCAAG GTGGAGCAACCCCAAGGCTCTGGAGACGACACTGCTTTGAATGGAATCCGCTTGTACTGCGTCAATCCCCAAAACAAGCAGCAACAGGTCATCAGAGAGTCTGCTGTGGGGAG ATGGGGAGAGTGGACTGCTGTGAAGATGTGTGAAACTGGTTATTTGGCCTCCTACATGCTCCGTGTTGAGCCCCCACAAGGAGGTGGAGATGATACATCTGTCAACAACATCAA GTTCATCTGTAGTGGCAACGGTGCTCAATTGGAGGGGGCTGGATTGGAATGGGGCGATTGGGGCAATTGGAGCAACAAGTGTCCTAAAGGGGCCATTTGTGGTCTGAAAACCCGTGTGGAGGAACATCAGGGTAACGGAGATGACACGTCCCTCAATGATGTGAAATTCTTCTgctgtaaataa